A genomic region of Globicephala melas chromosome 9, mGloMel1.2, whole genome shotgun sequence contains the following coding sequences:
- the LOC132597781 gene encoding DNA topoisomerase 1, with amino-acid sequence MSGDHLHNDSQIEADFRLNDSHKHKDKHKDREHRHKEHKKDKEKDREKSKHSNSEHKDSEKKHKEKEKTKHKDGSSEKHKDKHKDRDKEKRKEEKIRASGDVKIKKEKENGFSSPPLIKDEPEDDGYFAPPREDIKPLKRPRDEDDADYKPKKIKTEDTKKEKKRKLEEEEDGKLKKPKNKDKDKDKKVPEPDSKKKKPKKEEEQKWKWWEEERYPEGIKWKFLEHKGPVFAPPYEPLPENVKFYYDGKVMKLSPKAEEVATFFAKMLDHEYTTKEIFRKNFFKDWRKEMTNEEKNVITNLTKCDFTQMSQYFKAQTEARKQMSKEEKLKIKEENEKLLKEYGFCIMDNHRERIANFKIEPPGLFRGRGNHPKMGMLKRRIMPEDIIINCSKDAKVPSPPPGHKWKEVRHDNKVTWLVSWTENIQGSIKYIMLNPSSRIKGEKDWQKYETARRLKKCVDKIRNQYREDWKSKEMKVRQRAVALYFIDKLALRAGNEKEEGETADTVGCCSLRVEHINLRPELDGQEYVVEFDFLGKDSIRYYNKVPVEKRVFKNLQLFMENKQPEDDLFDRLNTGILNKHLQDLMEGLTAKVFRTYNASITLQQQLKELTAPDENIPAKILSYNRANRAVAILCNHQRAPPKTFEKSMMNLQSKIDAKKEQLADARRDLKSAKADAKVLKDAKTKKVVESKKKAVQRLEEQLMKLEVQATDREENKQIALGTSKLNYLDPRISVAWCKKWGVPIEKIYNKTQREKFAWAIDMADEDYEF; translated from the coding sequence ATGAGTGGGGACCATCTCCACAACGATTCCCAGATCGAGGCGGATTTCCGACTGAATGATTCTCATAAacacaaagataaacataaagatcGAGAACACCGGCACAAAGAACACAAGAAGGACAAGGAGAAGGACAGAGAAAAGTCCAAGCATAGCAACAGTGAACATAAAGATTctgaaaagaaacacaaagagaaggagaaaaccaAACACAAAGATGGAAGTTCAGAGAAGCATAAAGACAAACACAAAGACAGAGACAAGGAAAAACGAAAGGAGGAAAAGATTAGAGCCTCTggggatgtaaaaataaaaaaggagaaggaaaatggcTTTTCTAGTCCACCATTGATTAAAGATGAACCTGAAGATGATGGCTATTTTGCTCCTCCTAGAGAGGATATAAAGCCATTAAAGAGACCTCGAGACGAGGATGATGCTGATTATAAacctaagaaaattaaaacagaagataccaagaaagagaagaaacgaaaactagaggaagaagaggatggtAAATTGAAAAAACCCAAGAATAAGgataaagataaagataaaaaagtTCCTGAGCCAGATAGTAAGAAAAAGAAGCcgaagaaagaagaggaacagaAGTGGAAATGGTGGGAAGAAGAGCGCTATCCTGAAGGCATCAAGTGGAAATTCCTAGAACATAAAGGTCCTGTATTTGCTCCACCATATGAACCTCTTCCAGAGAATGTCAAGTTTTACTATGATGGTAAAGTCATGAAGCTGAGCCCCAAAGCAGAAGAAGTAGCTACGTTCTTTGCAAAAATGCTCGACCATGAATATACTACTAaggaaatatttaggaaaaatttctttaaagactGGAGAAAGGAAATGACCAATGAAGAGAAGAATGTTATCACCAACCTCACCAAATGTGATTTTACCCAGATGAGCCAGTATTTCAAAGCCCAGACAGAAGCTCGGAAGCAGATGAGCaaggaagagaaactgaaaatcaaagaggagaatgaaaaattactgaaagaatATGGCTTCTGTATTATGGATAACCACAGAGAGAGGATTGCCAACTTCAAGATAGAACCTCCTGGGCTTTTCCGTGGCCGTGGCAACCACCCCAAGATGGGCATGCTGAAGAGACGGATCATGCCTGAGGATATAATCATCAACTGTAGCAAAGATGCCAaggttccttctcctcctccaggtcATAAGTGGAAAGAGGTCCGACATGATAACAAGGTTACTTGGCTAGTCTCCTGGACAGAGAACATCCAAGGTTCTATTAAATACATCATGCTGAATCCTAGCTCACGAATCAAGGGTGAGAAAGACTGGCAGAAATATGAGACTGCTCGGCGGCTGAAGAAGTGTGTGGACAAGATCCGGAACCAGTACCGGGAAGACTGGAAGTCCAAAGAGATGAAAGTCCGGCAGAGAGCTGTAGCTCTGTACTTCATCGACAAGCTTGCTCTACGAGCAGGCaatgagaaggaggaaggagaaacagcGGACACTGTGGGTTGCTGCTCACTTCGTGTGGAGCACATCAATCTGCGCCCAGAGTTGGATGGTCAGGAATACGTGGTAGAGTTTGACTTCCTGGGAAAGGACTCAATCAGATACTATAACAAAGTCCCCGTTGAGAAACGAGTTTTTAAGAACTTACAACTATTTATGGAGAACAAACAGCCTGAGGATGATCTTTTTGATAGACTCAATACTGGTATTCTAAATAAACATCTTCAGGATCTCATGGAGGGCTTGACAGCGAAGGTGTTCCGTACATACAACGCCTCCATCACGCTACAGCAGCAGCTAAAGGAACTCACAGCTCCTGATGAGAACATCCCAGCAAAGATACTATCTTATAACCGTGCCAACCGAGCCGTTGCAATTCTTTGTAACCATCAGAGGGCACCACCAAAAACTTTTGAGAAGTCCATGATGAACTTGCAATCTAAGATTGATGCCAAGAAGGAACAGCTAGCAGATGCCCGGAGAGACCTGAAAAGTGCTAAGGCTGATGCCAAGGTCCTTAAGGATGCAAAAACCAAGAAGGTGGTAGAGTCAAAGAAGAAGGCTGTGCAGAGACTGGAGGAGCAGTTGATGAAGCTTGAAGTACAAGCCACAGACCGAGAGGAGAATAAACAAATTGCTTTGGGAACCTCCAAACTCAATTATCTGGACCCAAGGATCAGCGTGGCTTGGTGCAAGAAGTGGGGGGTCCCAATTGAGAAAATTTACAACAAAACCCAGCGGGAGAAGTTTGCCTGGGCCATCGACATGGCTGACGAGGACTACGAGTTCTAG